The proteins below come from a single Pandoraea apista genomic window:
- a CDS encoding TPM domain-containing protein has product MTHEPITMEQKPHDVSRWLRHLGTWRAHARWIFPDKALDTLEAAIRESETEHRCEIRLVIEAAMPLAAVWRGHTCRQRAVQLFHHLGVAHTGERTGILLYINIADHDIELIADKGVNALVPARTWDAVVAQMSAGFRDERYVQSVLDALNTLRGIARESLPAHAGAAPDNALTDRPLMI; this is encoded by the coding sequence ATGACACACGAACCCATCACGATGGAACAGAAGCCGCACGACGTCTCGCGCTGGTTGCGGCATCTCGGCACCTGGCGCGCACACGCCCGATGGATCTTCCCCGACAAGGCGCTGGATACGCTTGAAGCAGCAATCCGGGAGTCGGAGACGGAACACCGCTGCGAGATCCGCCTGGTGATCGAAGCGGCAATGCCGCTTGCGGCCGTGTGGCGCGGGCACACCTGCCGTCAACGGGCCGTTCAGCTATTTCATCACCTCGGCGTCGCCCATACGGGCGAGCGCACGGGCATACTTCTGTACATCAACATCGCCGATCACGATATCGAGCTGATCGCCGACAAAGGCGTCAATGCGCTGGTGCCTGCACGTACGTGGGACGCCGTCGTCGCGCAAATGAGCGCCGGCTTTCGCGACGAACGTTACGTCCAGAGCGTGCTCGACGCGCTGAACACCCTGCGCGGCATTGCGCGCGAATCCCTGCCGGCTCACGCCGGCGCTGCGCCGGACAATGCCTTGACCGACCGGCCGCTGATGATCTGA
- a CDS encoding TPM domain-containing protein: MAAVSAVSSVMSDSGALPLPTLHRSLTDLRDSAAGTPRRHAKGRVLWGLWALVLACLCWLALPAGAEALVAVPALTARVTDLTGTLTPEQRNALETQLAQYEQERGSQIFILMVPSTAPETIDQYSIRVADAWKAGRKGVDDGVIMLIAKNNPNDLRKMRIEVGRGVQGSLTDAISGRILRDVMAPYFRNGDFFGGLAAGVAAVQAAMNNEALPAPNLPSTRAPHSDLSDFLPLLFIVFIIAMVVIMESRRRFRGPGLPGGDPNDPRSRVLTGQRGRIGAGGFGAGLGGGLGGGLGGGWGRNDGGGFGGGGGGGFGGGGGGGFDGGGSSGNW, translated from the coding sequence ATGGCTGCCGTCTCTGCTGTCTCATCGGTCATGTCGGATAGCGGCGCGCTGCCACTGCCGACGTTGCACCGTTCGTTGACCGACTTACGCGACAGCGCCGCCGGCACGCCACGACGCCACGCGAAGGGACGCGTGCTTTGGGGGCTCTGGGCACTGGTGCTGGCTTGCCTGTGCTGGCTGGCGCTGCCGGCCGGTGCAGAAGCGCTGGTGGCCGTGCCCGCGCTCACGGCGCGCGTGACCGACCTCACGGGAACGCTCACGCCCGAGCAACGCAACGCCCTGGAAACACAACTCGCGCAGTACGAGCAGGAGCGCGGCAGTCAGATCTTCATTCTGATGGTGCCAAGCACCGCGCCCGAAACCATCGACCAGTACAGCATTCGGGTAGCGGACGCGTGGAAAGCGGGCCGCAAGGGCGTGGACGATGGCGTCATCATGCTCATCGCGAAGAACAATCCGAACGACCTGCGCAAGATGCGCATCGAAGTCGGACGCGGCGTGCAAGGCTCGCTCACCGATGCCATCTCCGGGCGCATTCTGCGCGACGTGATGGCACCGTACTTCCGCAACGGCGATTTCTTCGGCGGGCTCGCGGCGGGCGTTGCGGCCGTGCAAGCGGCCATGAACAACGAAGCGCTGCCCGCGCCGAATCTGCCGTCGACGCGCGCGCCCCACTCCGATCTGTCCGACTTCCTGCCACTGCTCTTCATCGTCTTCATCATTGCGATGGTGGTGATCATGGAGAGCCGCCGGCGCTTTCGCGGCCCGGGCTTACCGGGTGGCGATCCCAACGACCCGCGCTCGCGCGTGCTCACCGGTCAACGCGGACGCATCGGCGCGGGTGGCTTCGGCGCCGGTCTCGGGGGCGGCCTGGGGGGCGGCCTCGGCGGAGGCTGGGGACGCAACGACGGTGGCGGCTTCGGGGGCGGGGGCGGAGGCGGCTTCGGGGGTGGCGGGGGTGGCGGCTTTGACGGCGGCGGCTCGTCGGGGAACTGGTAA
- the hemL gene encoding glutamate-1-semialdehyde 2,1-aminomutase, translated as MSESTTNAALFERAQQTIPGGVNSPVRAFRSVGGTPRFIARAQGPYMWDAEGTRYIDYIGSWGPMIVGHLHPDVVAAVQTAMSQGFSFGAPTEAEVVMAEEICRLVPSIEQVRLVSSGTEATMSALRLARGFTGRNKIVKFEGCYHGHADSLLVKAGSGLLTFADSTRNAPSSAGVPPEVTRDTLVLEYNNVEQLRELFAGQGGEIAAVIVEPVAGNMNLVRGSRHFLQTLRELCTAHGAVLIFDEVMCGFRVGLGGAQALYGITADLTCLGKVIGGGMPAAAFGGRRDIMSHLAPLGGVYQAGTLSGNPLAVAAGLATLRLIQAPGFYEDLAKRTSKLVTGLVDAAQAAGVPFSGDSVGGMFGLYFRANVPQSFAEVTTSDVARFNKFFHAMLDRGVYLAPSAFEAGFVSATHDDTILDATLDAARDAFRAIA; from the coding sequence ATGTCCGAATCTACTACGAACGCCGCCCTCTTCGAGCGCGCCCAGCAAACCATTCCCGGCGGCGTGAACTCGCCGGTCCGCGCCTTCCGTTCGGTCGGCGGCACACCCCGCTTCATTGCCCGTGCACAAGGCCCCTACATGTGGGACGCCGAAGGCACGCGCTATATCGATTACATCGGCTCGTGGGGCCCGATGATCGTCGGCCACCTGCACCCGGACGTCGTGGCCGCCGTGCAAACGGCCATGTCGCAAGGCTTCAGCTTCGGTGCGCCTACCGAGGCCGAAGTGGTCATGGCCGAAGAAATCTGCCGCCTCGTGCCGTCTATCGAACAGGTGCGTCTGGTGTCGTCCGGCACCGAGGCCACGATGAGCGCGCTGCGTCTCGCGCGCGGCTTTACGGGCCGCAACAAGATCGTGAAGTTCGAGGGCTGCTATCACGGTCACGCCGACAGCCTGCTGGTCAAGGCAGGCTCGGGGTTGCTCACGTTCGCCGACTCCACGCGCAACGCGCCGTCGTCTGCCGGAGTGCCGCCCGAAGTTACGCGCGACACACTCGTGCTCGAGTACAACAATGTCGAGCAGCTCCGCGAGCTTTTCGCCGGACAAGGCGGTGAGATCGCTGCCGTGATCGTCGAGCCCGTGGCCGGCAACATGAATCTGGTGCGAGGCTCGCGCCACTTCCTGCAAACCTTGCGCGAGTTGTGCACCGCGCACGGCGCCGTGCTGATCTTCGATGAAGTGATGTGCGGATTCCGCGTCGGTCTGGGCGGCGCGCAAGCGCTTTATGGCATTACGGCAGACCTCACCTGCCTGGGCAAGGTCATCGGCGGCGGCATGCCCGCAGCAGCGTTCGGCGGCCGGCGCGACATCATGTCGCACCTTGCACCGCTGGGCGGGGTCTATCAGGCGGGCACGCTCTCGGGCAACCCGCTGGCGGTCGCGGCAGGGCTCGCCACGCTCAGGCTGATTCAGGCACCGGGCTTCTACGAGGATCTGGCCAAGCGTACGTCGAAGCTCGTCACCGGACTGGTCGACGCGGCGCAGGCAGCAGGCGTGCCGTTCTCCGGCGACAGCGTCGGCGGCATGTTCGGCCTGTACTTCCGCGCGAACGTGCCGCAGAGTTTTGCCGAAGTCACGACCTCCGACGTGGCGCGCTTCAACAAGTTTTTCCATGCGATGCTCGATCGCGGTGTCTATCTTGCGCCGAGCGCCTTCGAAGCGGGCTTCGTCTCGGCCACGCACGACGACACGATCCTCGACGCGACGCTCGACGCCGCCCGCGATGCCTTCCGGGCCATCGCCTGA
- the rnk gene encoding nucleoside diphosphate kinase regulator: MSTVHSQRPSITVSTLDLERLEALMAQAPRAALPYVEALETELARAVAVDPEQMPADVATMNSVLRYRDLATQQEHRVTLVYPQHLASTEGGISVLAPVGSALLGLRVGQSIHWQVPGGHLIELELLGIDYQPEAAGEYHR, translated from the coding sequence ATGTCCACCGTTCACTCCCAACGCCCCTCGATCACTGTCTCGACTCTCGACCTCGAACGCCTGGAAGCGCTCATGGCGCAGGCGCCGCGTGCGGCATTGCCGTATGTGGAGGCACTCGAAACAGAGCTTGCCCGGGCGGTCGCCGTCGATCCGGAGCAAATGCCGGCCGACGTCGCCACGATGAATTCGGTGTTGCGCTATCGTGACCTCGCCACGCAGCAGGAACATCGCGTCACGCTCGTGTATCCGCAGCATCTGGCGAGCACGGAAGGCGGTATTTCGGTACTGGCCCCTGTGGGCAGCGCGTTGCTTGGTTTGCGCGTCGGCCAGTCGATTCACTGGCAAGTGCCGGGCGGCCACCTGATCGAGCTGGAACTGCTCGGCATTGATTACCAGCCCGAAGCTGCTGGCGAATACCACCGCTGA
- a CDS encoding LemA family protein, whose translation MQMLLPTKLRQSFVRWLALGLLTSLLSACGYNQIQVKDEAVKAAWSEVVNQYQRRADLVPNLVNTVKGYASHEQSTLTDVINARAKATSITVTPETLNDPEAFKRFQQAQGELSGALSRLMAVSENYPNLKADGLFRDLQSQLEGTENRITVARNRYIQAVQDYNVYVRQFPNNLTAKMFGYSPKPNFTVENEKAISTAPAVKF comes from the coding sequence ATGCAAATGCTGCTGCCGACAAAACTCCGTCAATCGTTTGTTCGCTGGCTCGCGCTGGGACTGTTGACGTCCCTGCTGTCCGCCTGCGGATATAACCAGATTCAGGTCAAGGACGAAGCCGTCAAGGCCGCCTGGAGCGAAGTCGTCAACCAGTACCAGCGCCGCGCCGATCTGGTGCCGAATCTGGTGAACACGGTCAAGGGCTACGCATCGCATGAGCAATCGACGCTCACCGACGTGATCAACGCCCGCGCCAAGGCCACGAGCATCACCGTCACGCCCGAGACGCTGAACGACCCCGAGGCGTTCAAGCGCTTCCAGCAAGCACAAGGGGAATTGTCCGGCGCACTTTCGCGCCTGATGGCGGTCTCGGAAAACTATCCGAACCTGAAGGCCGACGGCCTGTTCCGTGACTTGCAGTCGCAGCTCGAAGGCACGGAAAACCGCATCACCGTGGCGCGTAATCGCTACATTCAGGCCGTGCAGGACTATAACGTGTATGTGCGCCAGTTCCCGAACAACCTGACGGCGAAGATGTTCGGCTACTCGCCGAAGCCGAACTTCACGGTGGAAAACGAGAAGGCGATTTCGACCGCACCGGCCGTCAAGTTCTGA